The Mycosarcoma maydis chromosome 8, whole genome shotgun sequence DNA segment GCTGCTTGACATCGAGATACGATGAGGGCTCGTCAAACATGTATACGTTGGCGTTCTGGATGCACGACATGCCGATGGCGAATCGTTGAAGCTCACCACCAGACAGGTTCTGAACGTCTCGTTCGAGCACCTCCTTGAGATCGAGCATGTCAATCACCTCCTGCTTGTtgttcttctcgagcttgccgtcgAGTAGCTGGGTGACGCTGGCCTTGCCCTTGATGGCACGTGGGATGTGGTCAACATACTGGGGCTTGATGAGGGCCTTGATATTGTCTTCGAGTACCTTTGTGAAGAAGTTCTGCAGCTCGGAGCCACGAAAATACTTGAGGATCTCCTGCCAGTCGGGAGGGTCATCGTACCGACCCAAGTTGGGCTTCTGCTTGCCTGCAAGAATCTTGAGCGCTGTCGATTTGCCGATACCGTTGGTGCCGACAAGGCCGAGAACCTGACCAGCACGTGGCGTGGGCAAACGATGCAACTTGAACGAGTTGGCGCTGTATCTGTGTGTGGTCTCATTCTCGAGGTTGGTGGGGAGCTTGATAATGTTGATGGCCTCGAAGGGGCACTTTTTGGGGCAGATACCACAACCGATGCAGAGCGATTCCGAGATAAAGGCGATCTTGCTCGAGGGCGTCACTTCGATACACAGTCGGCCCATACGAACGACGGGACACGACTTTTTACACTCCTGACGACATTTCTTCGGTTTGCACTTGTCCGAGTTGACAATGGCAATACGCGTCTCCTTTTCTGCTGGGGGAGGCGCCATGGTGAAGTGTGATGGCACACTTTGCAAGCTCTTTGGGCAATAAGAGCAAAGGAAAAAGGACAGGTGTGGCGATGAGGACAGTTGAGGTCGTGATGAAGAAAGAGAAGGCGGAGAGACAAGAAGGATCGAACTCCACTCTGCCATCGTCAAACacatcctcgtcatcaccatGCTTCCTTCATTTCAATTGAGCGCCAGCTCGTTTTGCAAACGGTGTAACTCTCAGCTTTGCCTGCcaacaaaaaaaaacaaaaacaaaaacaaaaacaaatCAAAAAAAATCCCCGTCGATTGGCCTGCTCGCCagtcaatcacgattcacttTGTTGCACAAAGCTAGAAGAACCTCAAAATCGACACGCAACAGCTTGGAGGGGAAAAATGCAGTTCACCGACACGCAGAGTGCTGCTAAACCAGTCTGGAAATTTGAAGCAAAGGATCTACTGTATCTACGCCTGCTTTGAATTTACGAATACAAGTACTGCCATGGATTtggagtcacgagtgtgacCTTGGCCTGCAAATAGAAAAAGTGCGGTTTGAAGAAAGAACAAGTGGAGTCGCGCGTTAGCCTCTGAAGCGGCGCTTGGGAACTGAACAGCAAAGgcttcctcctcgagcCTTGATTTGAAATCCAATTTGTCTCAGTGGATAATCACTGTATTCACTCaaatcgtgactgttttCTGCTCACACAgccttcgtgctttgtgcttctcCCTTGAGTCTGCAATATCGACAGAAGCCTTGGGCGTGGCGGGTATGTTGACGATGCCGCACTCGTTTCATTAAGCCTACAAATATACGCATGCGACACTGGCGAGCAATGGACAAGGCTTTAATACCGATGTCGACTGTATGAATAAGGAGTTCGGTGTGGATGTGCAGACATAACAGCTGTTAGGGCAATCGAGCTGAGCTTTGTGCATCGGCGTCGCCAAGAGTCAAGTTTTGTTCCTCTTTTTCGCTGCGCTTGCACTCCACGGGACCTCCTGTTGCCTTGGCGCTGGccgccttgctcgtcctTGCAGACATAGTCTGAGACTGAGGTATACGTCCAGAGATGTCACTCGTTCCAGTGCTCACGCCTCTTCCCATCACTATCATCCTCAGCGCGAATGAAGAGAGTAGAACGTGTTGTTCGGGCGGCAGACAGAAGGTTGTCCGCTAATGGCCCGGCTGCGGACCAAATCTACTGCTCTTATGTGGCAAACGGGCAACCTTCCTTCAGAAAGCACGTCGAGTGTCTTGGAAAACACTTTTCATGGTCCAACGTGGTTATGCCGTAGTTGACAGCATCACTGACAACCACGCTACGTTTCTAATTTGTTCGGTGCAAGTCGCTCTTCCCATCGTTGTCCATGATCACTTCTTTGCTCCTGGCGGAGAGAAACGAGTGGTAGGCATGCTGGGTTCTAGCGCTGTCGACTGCACGTGATCAAGGATGGAGTTGACACCTGTCCGCAATCTACTTACACTGTGCACAGTGCTTTGTCCTCAAAACAAGTCTCGCCTTGCTTAGCCTCAACGGTCAGCCCAAAATTACATAGGCCTCGGGGCATTGATCCACTTCAGTGGAGATATCTCAGCTGCATCCAGCCTCATGACATGAGTCTCGACTGCACGACCTCAGCCGCCGTGGAGTTCTTCAGCTTGCAGTGCCGTCCTAGATTGAGAAGAGTGCAGGTCGAAGAGGGTAAACAAAATTTGAAGCTGATCGCTCGTTGCCTCATATGGGCTCATATGCTCCGCGCCCACCTGCTCCGCTGAATCCGCCTCCTCCACGATTGCCCGAAACAGCCTGCCATACATGGGTTGCCGCATCACGAGCAATGTACGGCGACTCTCGCCAAAAGTCTTTGTGCGGTACCAGATCCCACCCGCTTGCTCCGTAGTTGTTGTAGTTGTTGTACATCCCAACACCCATATATGCGACGAAGCCAacaaagagcaagaagaagagccAGTGAAAGAAGCCCCATCCGCCGGATGCCGATGCACCATCACTATCGCTGCCCTTGTCGCCATCGCTGTCTGATCCGCCCTTGGACGGAGATCCGCTGCCTGGTTTGGTagcagcagaagagcaCGCAAATTTGGTTGCCCAGCGTAGCTTGAGCTTTCCTTGGGCGCGGTCGTAGCTTCTGACGCTAGGCTGCTCGTCTGCGTCGGCCTTGGCATCGCAGACTAGCTCAAGCTCTGCCTTTTGCTCTCGTTCAGCATAGGTAGCTCCTGGAAATTGAAGCTCGATGCTCTTCTCGCCTCCTTCTAGCTCTTCGCCCCATTCCACCTTGGCCTCGATCTTCTTCCCTTCGGCTTCGTCCGAGTAGGCAACTGGAATCGCCTGTGTAACGATGGCCTTGTCGTCCTTAATGGCTTCAATAGTAATGCATATCCTCGTTCCACGTGGACACTGGTCCTTCTCGTCCCGGTTGGCATCTGCCTCGAGCGGCTTGCACAGGTCAATGTCGATGAACGTTTTGGTCTcggatggtggtgttgatTCTTTGCTCGAGACGCGAATGGGATACGCAATCTTGGAGAGGTCGAACGACTGCTTGGACGAGACGGCCACGTTGCTGCAATCAAACGGAGACAGGGTCTGCTTAGAGGCGGCGATCGTGTCTGTACATTGGATGAGCAAAGCAAGAGATGCTACAAGCAGATTCTTGCTCCGTCTGCCGTGGGGTTGGCGTTGTGCAGCGGAAGTTGCTGACATGTTGTCTTGATTCCGTAATCGATCGATACGAGGAGGTTCGTTCGATTGCGAGCTTGCTACCCTCCACCGTTCGAGGTCGGAGTTTCCCACGCTCTGATCTATGTATTTGACCAGCCGAGCTTGGATGAGGTATTACAATGGCCGAAAAGGAACGAGAGTTGCTGTTCAAGACGCGGTTTGAATGCAGATAGCCTTGGTTGCGATAGTGTGACTGGATTGAGTGGCCTTTGcggtattcacgattccttGTGACcgctgattcacgattaggGTGAGTCGCGAATCCCGAGCTTTATCATCATATCGCGAATATCAGAGCCGATCCCAAAAAAGGGTCTCAcgggattcacgattcgtgatttttggCTCAGGAAAGACACGCAACGAAGCtgatgattcgtgattctgcCTCCACACCGACAAGAAGATGTGATTCGCACGTCGTGATGCACCGttgattcacaattcacgaatcgtgctTGTTGATGTGGAACCAGCACCGTGGCAAACGACGCGCAATCCAGCGGCTCCAAACTGAGCATCCTCTATCCTTTCTTCCGCATTGATTCCCGTTGTTCTAGACGCAGCCTCCGTCAGCAGTCGCTTGCGTCCGGTCAAGCTTCCCAGTAGCCAACCAGCAGTATGTCGTCTTTGTcaccacagcagcagctcatcgAGTACATACATCATGAACGTCAAGAGGCCGGAAGCATGCTGTGCGCGCAGCACGCCCTCAATTCCCTCCTCCAAGGCCAATACTACGACGCTTCGCAACTAGCGCAGATTGCAaccgagctcgaccaacTCGAAGCAACCGAGCTCGGGCTCAGCCAAGCCGATATTGCAGCACGCGATCGCTCGAGCCTCAACATGGACGACACGGGCTTTTTCAGCGCATCTGTACTCGAGAGGGCACTTCAAGTGTGGGgcatctccatctccagTTGGCGTTCCGCTGAGGTGCGGGGCCGACACAGTGCTCCCGAGCGCGAGGCGGCGTTTGTGCTCAATCTCGACAGCCACTGGTTCACCATCCGTTCCTTTGGCACTACAAGCCAGTTTTGGTACAACCTCAACTCCTTCCTCGCAGAGCCACAGTGGATTGGCACCAACTATCTAGGCACCTTGCTGCATACAGCCGAGTCGGAGGGCTATTCGGTGTTTGTCGTTCAGGCCTCTGAGGGGAGTGCGGGACAGGGATTGCGTGAATCGGATGCGGACCAGATTGCAGATCACTTGCCACCACCAGGTGCCGCGTCGTCCAGAATTGATTCCAGCTCTCAAAGTCTTGGCCTTCGCCCTGCGACCAGTTCCAACCGCTCGACAAGTCCAttgcgcagcgcagcaaagTCAGGCACTTCATCAACCAGCTTGGGTCttggcgacgacgaagaagatgtCGATCTACAGGCAGCCCTCAGCGCCAGTCTGGTTCAGCACACCACTGCTTCTGGTGATCCCGACACACCAAGTCGATCTCGCGTTCGTCAGGTACGCAGCGGAAGCGACGAAGGTATCGCAGGAGGGTACAGCTCCATGGGCGAAACGGACGCCGACATTGACGCGATTGCACCATCAAGACAACGGCACCGTACAGGGTTCCCGGACCCAGTCGATGACGATCTGCGCAGAGCAATGGAGGCAAGTCTGTCGAGCACCTCGAATCAGTCTTGCAGAGCAAGCAGTTCAGCTCAGATTCTCGTCGccgagtcgtcgtcgtcatcttcaGCATCTTCTCGGCCAGTGGGTCGAAGgaagcgacgagctcaagaacgACAATCTGGTCTCTCACGCGAGGACGCAATCGATCTGGACAATTCTCGCGTTGACGACTCTCTCTCGAGCGATATCGAAGAACTCGAGGCTCCGAACCTGACACATCGCTCACCCTTTCTCAGTCCAGCCATGGCAGCTGCCAATCGAAACAACGCTGACGTCGAAGAGATtgtcgacgatgacgacgagcttgccagTGATGACGATCGCGCCGACCCTTTCAGCTTACGCGGTGCACCAGAAGCGAGCGCTCTCATTGGACCACCACAGGACAGGCACtatgacgacgaggatgccgaACTCCAAGCGGCGCTGGCTGCCAGTTTGGGCGATACAGAGGCAGCCGCCCGATTTGCAGCTGAAAACCCCCACTATCGCGCACCATCGAGGCGATCCGAGGAGCAAGCGCCGATTCCAGAAGATGTTGATCGAATCGCCAAAATGCGCGAGGAGGCACGAAAGAAAGCACGcgaggagcaagagagGCAGGAACGGCTGACCAGAGGCGAACCGGTAGAAGAGAAACAGGCGACGAGCtccactgctgctgctgctgctgctgttgcaaaCCTTGGGGCAAGCCATACAGGCGGCGCaagcgatgctgatgatgaccaagatgaagacgaagaaTCGGAAGCAGAACAAGTGAGCGCCGAAGAGATGCGCCGGCGTCGACTGGCCCGTTTCGGCTGAGCGAGCACAAGTAATCTTAGTATCCATGCTGCGATAATCCGACCGAGTGGATCTTGTGCTTCTGAAACGGATTGCATGATGAGGCAGAAGGAATGGAACAAGATAGTGCTACATTATGATTGAAGAAAAAGTCAACAGGGTGTGAAAAAGGGGTGAAGTGGTGGATGTCAGGGCAGGCTGTGAGATGCGCGGCGTTCCTAGCCACATCAGCCCAAGGATGTTTTGTTCGTGAGACAAAAGTAGGAGTGAGAGCCTAGCACTGGTTACAGGGCGCTGATGTTGGCCGCACAGCCATTGGTTGTGCTTTGATCACTGACGGGTATATTCGATAATGAAACGAAAGATTGAGGCTCGCTGGGAGCCTCTTTTAGATGTCGAATGAGCCGCTGAACATCGTCTCCTCCTTTACAGTGGCTTAGCGGGCAGCTGCGTAGGCAGGATACCAaagcgcttcttgatcgTAACGCGGTGTCGTGAAAATTTGTCGTCaggcgagaagcgagcagGATGGGCCGACTTGGTGATCACGCCTTCGACAGTCTTTTTCTTGAGCGTGTAGATTCGCTTGCCATCCTATCATTACCATTCCAGAAGAAGCCACACAGTTGCAACAGTTGCAATGACGCGGTCAGTACATCGATCTTGATGGTCAAACGTCTGTTCagagcgactcgagcttACCTTATCTTCTGTGAACATGAGATGCATTTTGGCGGATTATGCAAACGACTTTGGGCGTTGGATAGGGCAAAGTTGGCAGTTCGTTGTGGTATCTAAATGGATCGGTGCCAACGGTCGGTGATGCTCATATGCTGATGAGCAGAGAAGCTCAACTTTTTCTGAGAGTTCGCCGCCTATCAAACTTGTGTTTCTTCTCTCATCAGCTTGTATCGTACGAGAACAGGATTGAATTTTTTGCAAGATACAGACACGTGAGAGtttcgtcgtgcgtgttcACGGTTTGTGGAGGAAAGCATGTTAGAGTCTAGGAAGCGGTAAAGACATGCAGGAGCGACAAACCTTCCAGCACAGCACTGACCTCGGCTTGGATCGACGCTGGGCCCTTTGATCGTCGTCACTCATCCTTCCACTTCCTGACGGGTTACTCGAGGCGCACTGTTACGAGAAACGGCATATTGTCCTGGCATCgcaaaagcaaaagcatTTAGCATTGTGGAAGCAACCGCAGTAGCAGCGGTAAACGGTGTTCGCCACATCGCACGTGTCAACTGCCAAGGTCGGACAGACTGCCAGGCacgtcttgctcctcctcagcTGGCTTctgagcgagagagagctTGGAAAAAGCATTGGCGCAAACTTTCTATGGGATCATCATCCACCTGCTTCCCTCACAACGAACGTCACGACACACGCACACGATGATTCCACCACGTTCACTTGGCTCAACGgcagcgttgctgctcgtgcttctTTTCACTACGCTCGCCTCTGCCATCAAGTTCGATCTGCCCTCCAACGCACACCCCCACACAAAGTGCATCTGGAACTACGCACTTtccgactcgctcgtcatcgtaACCGCCTCGGTCGTTGCCAAAGAGCCGTTCGACTTCTCCCACCAACGCGTCGACATCGAAGTGGTCGACGGATCCCAACACAACAACGTCTACCTCTCCAAAAAAGCCATCAAAGGTGAAACGCGACTTGCAATCAACACGCATTCGCACGCCGATCTTGGGGTTTGCTTTAAAAACACACTAACGTCCAAGAGCGGCAATCAAATTCCGGTGGTCACCATCGATTTGGACGTCGACATTGGtgccgatgctgtcgaCTACAATGCGATCGCAAATCAGGAGAGCTTGAGTGGATTGGAAACCGAGATGCGCAAACTGGAAGCCGTAGCCAACGAAATCGTCAACGAGATGGAGTATCTCAAAAAGAGAGAGCTGAGAATGGCCGATACCAACCGTAAGTGAACCCATTTCACGCGAATCCCCAGACAAATCCATACCAGAGAATCCAGAGTCTGACCAGCATTTTCCATCCTTGCTGCATGTCGATCACAGTATCAACCAACATGCGTGTTACCAACTTTGCCATCCTCACGCTGATCGCCTTGATCGCGCTCGGCGTCTGGCAAGTCTTCCACTTGAGAGGGTTTTTCAAACGCAAATACCTCATCGACTAATCACTCTACAGAA contains these protein-coding regions:
- a CDS encoding uncharacterized protein (related to ataxin-3), with amino-acid sequence MSSLSPQQQLIEYIHHERQEAGSMLCAQHALNSLLQGQYYDASQLAQIATELDQLEATELGLSQADIAARDRSSLNMDDTGFFSASVLERALQVWGISISSWRSAEVRGRHSAPEREAAFVLNLDSHWFTIRSFGTTSQFWYNLNSFLAEPQWIGTNYLGTLLHTAESEGYSVFVVQASEGSAGQGLRESDADQIADHLPPPGAASSRIDSSSQSLGLRPATSSNRSTSPLRSAAKSGTSSTSLGLGDDEEDVDLQAALSASLVQHTTASGDPDTPSRSRVRQVRSGSDEGIAGGYSSMGETDADIDAIAPSRQRHRTGFPDPVDDDLRRAMEASLSSTSNQSCRASSSAQILVAESSSSSSASSRPVGRRKRRAQERQSGLSREDAIDLDNSRVDDSLSSDIEELEAPNLTHRSPFLSPAMAAANRNNADVEEIVDDDDELASDDDRADPFSLRGAPEASALIGPPQDRHYDDEDAELQAALAASLGDTEAAARFAAENPHYRAPSRRSEEQAPIPEDVDRIAKMREEARKKAREEQERQERLTRGEPVEEKQATSSTAAAAAAVANLGASHTGGASDADDDQDEDEESEAEQVSAEEMRRRRLARFG
- a CDS encoding putative nucleolar rRNA processing protein; amino-acid sequence: MHLMFTEDKDGKRIYTLKKKTVEGVITKSAHPARFSPDDKFSRHRVTIKKRFGILPTQLPAKPL
- a CDS encoding uncharacterized protein (related to ERV25 - component of the COPII-coated vesicles), whose amino-acid sequence is MIPPRSLGSTAALLLVLLFTTLASAIKFDLPSNAHPHTKCIWNYALSDSLVIVTASVVAKEPFDFSHQRVDIEVVDGSQHNNVYLSKKAIKGETRLAINTHSHADLGVCFKNTLTSKSGNQIPVVTIDLDVDIGADAVDYNAIANQESLSGLETEMRKLEAVANEIVNEMEYLKKRELRMADTNLSTNMRVTNFAILTLIALIALGVWQVFHLRGFFKRKYLID